One Polaribacter sp. SA4-12 genomic window carries:
- a CDS encoding Lacal_2735 family protein translates to MFGLFKKKSKKDKLYEAYKKLTKDAHSLSSTNRKLSDQKVYEAEEIMKQIETLK, encoded by the coding sequence ATGTTTGGATTATTTAAAAAGAAATCAAAAAAAGACAAGTTGTACGAAGCATATAAAAAGTTAACAAAAGATGCACATAGCCTCTCTTCAACGAATAGAAAACTAAGTGATCAAAAGGTTTATGAAGCTGAAGAAATTATGAAACAAATAGAGACGTTAAAATAA